The Streptomyces sp. NBC_01775 genome includes a region encoding these proteins:
- a CDS encoding TIGR03936 family radical SAM-associated protein — MQRVRLRYTKRGRLRFTSHRDFQRAFERALRRAEVPMAYSAGFTPHPRVSYANAAPTGTGSEAEYLEIALAQRREPSELCTLLDAFMPAGLDIVDTVEAHGSDFSDRLQASEWELRLDGVTPEEAAGAVGTFLAAETVEVKRQTKKGIRTFDARAAVLALTAAAPAADEDPAAWADRPGAPACAILRLVVQHVTPAVRPDDVLSGLRATADLAPPVPPGVTRLAQGPLDEETGTVTDPFAPDRDAFPGPTGPGDLPSVATARGGTA; from the coding sequence GTGCAGCGTGTCCGTCTGCGCTACACGAAGCGAGGCCGCCTTCGGTTCACCAGCCACCGCGACTTCCAGCGCGCCTTCGAAAGAGCACTGCGCCGGGCCGAGGTGCCCATGGCGTACTCCGCCGGCTTCACCCCGCACCCCCGCGTCTCCTACGCCAACGCCGCCCCCACCGGCACCGGCAGTGAGGCCGAGTACCTGGAGATCGCCCTCGCCCAGCGCCGCGAGCCGTCCGAGCTGTGCACGCTGCTCGACGCGTTCATGCCCGCCGGGCTCGACATCGTCGACACCGTCGAGGCTCACGGCTCCGACTTCAGCGACCGCCTCCAGGCATCCGAATGGGAGCTGAGGCTCGACGGCGTCACCCCCGAGGAGGCCGCCGGCGCCGTCGGTACGTTCCTCGCGGCCGAGACCGTCGAGGTGAAACGCCAGACCAAGAAGGGCATCCGCACCTTCGACGCGCGCGCCGCCGTCCTCGCGCTCACCGCCGCCGCACCCGCCGCCGACGAGGACCCGGCAGCCTGGGCCGATAGGCCCGGCGCCCCCGCCTGTGCGATACTGCGGCTGGTAGTACAGCACGTGACACCTGCCGTACGACCCGACGACGTCCTGTCCGGTCTCCGCGCTACGGCCGACCTGGCGCCGCCGGTCCCCCCAGGGGTGACCAGGCTGGCGCAGGGGCCGCTCGATGAGGAGACAGGCACGGTGACCGACCCGTTCGCGCCTGACCGCGACGCGTTCCCCGGACCCACGGGCCCGGGAGATCTTCCCAGCGTCGCGACGGCTCGGGGCGGCACCGCGTAG